In Oryzias melastigma strain HK-1 linkage group LG18, ASM292280v2, whole genome shotgun sequence, one DNA window encodes the following:
- the LOC112155682 gene encoding synaptonemal complex protein 3, translating into MESGRKVEKVAKKRSAAVLEEGGDACAVGNEVQSMLEKFGADVNKAMQVKQKHLESLTKNHMTGSQHKLEQLWSNYHGQRKKTTQQFSQRVSTAVQQWEAEAHRTEEQEEKLGNLFRQQQKILQQARVAQNQKLKVVRELYDQFVKNMEEMEKSQNEFLQASQEELKKEMATLQKKLLMEAQQQEMATVRKSLQTMFF; encoded by the exons ATGGAGTCTGGGAGAAAAGTGGAGAAGGTGGCAAAGAAGAGATCAGCTGCTGTCCTTGAGGAAGGAGGGGATGCATGTGCTGTTGG GAACGAGGTTCAGTCCATGTTGGAAAAATTTGGGG CTGATGTCAACAAGGCCATGCAGGTGAAGCAAAAGCACCTGGAGAGTCTGACCAAGAACCACATGACAGGGAGTCAGCACAAACtggagcagctgtggagcaaCTACCATGGCCagag GAAGAAGACGACGCAGCAGTTCTCTCAGCGCGTGTCTACTGCCGTTCAGCAATGGGAGGCCGAAGCACATCGCACCgaagagcaggaggagaagctCGGC AATCTTTTTCGGCAGCAGCAGAAGATCCTGCAGCAGGCCAGAGTTGCACAGAACCAGAAGCTGAAAGTAGTCCGAGAGTTGTATGATCAGTTTGTGAAG AATATGGAAGAGATGGAGAAGAGTCAGAACGAGTTCCTGCAAGCATCACAGGAAGaactcaaaaaagaaatggCCACTCTGCAGAAGAAACTACTTATGGAAGCA CAACAACAGGAGATGGCCACAGTCCGCAAGTCCCTGCAGACCATGTTCTTCTAG